A genomic segment from Actinoplanes sichuanensis encodes:
- a CDS encoding AAA family ATPase, whose product MDPVRNPYAPGAGQRPPELAGRGRELDAFDIVLERVARGRPERSLVLTGLRGVGKTVLLNTLRSAAIGRLWGTGKIEARPDQSLRRPVSGALHMAIRELAPHHRDPDRVDEVLGVLKAFALRSNDGNAKLRDRWAPGIDVPAARGRADSGDIEIDLVELFTDAASLATDVGTGIALFIDEMQDLSATDVSALCAACHELSQLGAPLIVVGAGLPHLPAVLSAAKSYSERLFRYARIDRLDRDAADLALGVPAEREGVEYDQEALDLLYEKSGGYPYFVQAYGKATWDHAPQTPITADDVLMAAPEAEGELAVGFFGSRFERATPAEREYMRAMAALSDDPGNDMDAAVPTSEIAISLGRKPASLSPARDALIKKGLIYSGERGTVAFTVPHFGRYLRTQPV is encoded by the coding sequence ATGGATCCGGTGCGGAACCCGTACGCTCCCGGCGCCGGCCAGCGCCCGCCCGAGCTGGCCGGACGTGGCCGTGAGCTGGACGCCTTCGACATCGTGCTGGAGCGGGTGGCCCGCGGCCGTCCGGAGCGCAGCCTGGTCCTGACCGGCCTGCGCGGGGTGGGCAAGACGGTGCTGCTAAACACTCTGCGGTCGGCGGCGATCGGCCGGCTCTGGGGCACCGGCAAGATCGAGGCACGGCCGGACCAGTCGCTGCGCCGCCCGGTCTCCGGCGCCCTGCACATGGCGATCCGTGAGCTGGCCCCGCATCATCGCGACCCGGATCGGGTGGACGAGGTGCTGGGTGTCCTCAAGGCGTTCGCGCTGCGGTCCAACGACGGCAACGCCAAGCTGCGTGATCGCTGGGCGCCGGGCATCGACGTGCCGGCGGCACGGGGTCGGGCCGACTCCGGTGACATCGAGATCGATCTGGTCGAGCTCTTCACCGACGCGGCGTCGTTGGCCACCGACGTGGGCACCGGGATCGCCCTGTTCATCGACGAGATGCAGGACCTGAGCGCGACCGACGTGTCAGCACTCTGCGCCGCCTGCCACGAGTTGTCCCAGCTGGGCGCGCCGCTGATCGTGGTCGGCGCGGGGCTGCCACACCTGCCGGCCGTGTTGTCGGCGGCCAAGTCGTACTCGGAACGGCTCTTCCGCTACGCGCGGATCGACCGATTGGATCGGGACGCCGCCGACCTGGCGCTGGGTGTGCCCGCCGAGCGGGAGGGCGTGGAGTACGACCAGGAGGCGCTCGACCTGCTCTACGAGAAGTCGGGCGGGTATCCGTACTTCGTCCAGGCCTATGGGAAGGCGACCTGGGACCACGCGCCGCAGACGCCGATCACCGCCGACGACGTGCTGATGGCCGCGCCGGAGGCGGAGGGTGAGCTGGCGGTCGGCTTCTTCGGCTCGCGGTTCGAGCGGGCCACCCCGGCCGAGCGGGAGTACATGCGGGCGATGGCCGCGCTCTCCGACGATCCGGGCAACGACATGGACGCCGCGGTGCCGACCTCGGAGATCGCCATCTCCCTCGGCCGTAAACCGGCGAGCCTCTCCCCGGCCCGCGACGCGCTGATCAAAAAAGGACTCATCTACTCGGGTGAACGTGGAACCGTCGCGTTCACCGTCCCGCACTTCGGCCGCTACCTCAGAACGCAGCCGGTATGA
- a CDS encoding LppU/SCO3897 family protein: protein MAPKSIDKITSCDDTKVKGIRLSGARYGVRRRKSLLEGPPMSQNGPYPGQAWPSGSPEQPYSEPSDPWGGHAQDIPQQPAFAPPPEWQKPEWKKPPARRGFAMGATVAALSVLIGGGVATAAWFTLGGKKEPVSGSTTAVTAPAVPGARPQTSADARFAAKGQCVRNEGTNTEPKLRIVVCTANTYEILKRIDGRTTGERDAVRKCATVPKYTKWYYYDTEYDDVDFVLCLREYEPV from the coding sequence GTGGCGCCGAAGAGCATCGACAAGATCACCAGTTGTGACGACACGAAGGTGAAAGGTATCCGATTGTCCGGCGCACGCTACGGTGTCAGGCGGCGTAAATCGCTTCTGGAGGGACCCCCGATGTCGCAGAACGGGCCTTACCCTGGTCAGGCATGGCCGAGCGGTAGCCCTGAGCAGCCATATTCGGAGCCCTCGGACCCGTGGGGCGGGCACGCGCAGGATATTCCGCAACAGCCGGCGTTCGCGCCGCCGCCGGAGTGGCAGAAACCCGAGTGGAAGAAGCCGCCCGCCCGGCGAGGGTTCGCGATGGGCGCCACGGTCGCCGCGCTGAGCGTGCTGATCGGTGGTGGGGTGGCGACCGCGGCCTGGTTCACGCTGGGCGGCAAGAAGGAGCCGGTGTCCGGTTCCACCACCGCCGTGACGGCTCCGGCGGTGCCCGGTGCACGGCCGCAGACCAGTGCGGACGCCAGGTTCGCGGCGAAGGGCCAGTGTGTCCGCAACGAGGGCACGAACACCGAACCGAAGCTGCGGATCGTCGTGTGCACGGCCAACACCTACGAGATTTTGAAGCGCATCGACGGCCGGACCACGGGCGAGCGCGATGCGGTACGGAAGTGTGCAACCGTCCCTAAATACACCAAGTGGTACTACTACGACACCGAGTACGACGACGTCGATTTCGTCCTGTGCCTGCGCGAGTATGAACCCGTCTAG
- a CDS encoding prepilin peptidase, translating to MILSMLFGATAGAFLPRIAHRLTVPFGSPARSACGRCGRAYPSGAAGWLHTGPACGVGGHWPTVTFAVIAGALAAALGPVPQLPVHLLAAIPGLLLAMIDLGCLRLPDRLVGVFVLVGGIPLALLAPDRIVPALAAGLLVGAAYLAIALLPGHGLGLGDVKLGAALAFLLGFAGWPAVAVCLGTAHLLNGVVAAWLLVTRKGRPIPFGPALLAGFLLAATTV from the coding sequence GTGATCTTGTCGATGCTCTTCGGCGCCACGGCCGGAGCGTTCCTGCCCCGGATCGCGCACCGGCTGACCGTTCCCTTCGGATCACCGGCCCGCTCCGCGTGCGGGCGGTGCGGGCGGGCGTACCCATCGGGAGCGGCCGGCTGGCTCCACACGGGCCCGGCCTGTGGTGTCGGCGGGCACTGGCCGACGGTGACGTTCGCGGTGATCGCCGGAGCGCTGGCGGCCGCGCTCGGGCCGGTCCCGCAACTGCCGGTCCACCTGCTCGCGGCGATCCCCGGCCTGTTGCTGGCGATGATCGACCTGGGTTGTCTGCGACTGCCGGACCGGTTGGTGGGCGTGTTCGTGCTGGTCGGCGGGATCCCGCTCGCCCTGCTCGCGCCGGACCGGATCGTCCCGGCGCTGGCCGCGGGCCTGCTGGTGGGCGCCGCCTATCTGGCGATCGCCCTGCTACCCGGGCACGGACTCGGCCTCGGCGACGTGAAACTGGGCGCGGCACTGGCGTTCCTGCTCGGGTTCGCGGGGTGGCCGGCGGTGGCCGTCTGCCTCGGCACCGCCCACCTGCTCAACGGTGTGGTCGCCGCCTGGTTGCTGGTGACCCGGAAAGGTCGGCCGATCCCGTTCGGGCCCGCGCTCCTCGCCGGATTCCTGCTGGCCGCCACCACAGTCTGA
- a CDS encoding UvrD-helicase domain-containing protein has product MRGVKVSTDTYVADLHIHSRFSRACSRDLTLPNLAWWARRKGIALLGTGDFTHPAWFEHLKESLEPAEPGLFRLTDEKPVTKRLPGSLRGTTPARFMLSVEISTIYKRDDKTRKVHHLLYAPDFESVEKINTALGRIGNLTADGRPILGLDSRNLLEITLEAGGYLIPAHIWTPWFSALGSKSGFDAIADCYADLAEHVTAVETGLSSDPEMNWRVSSLDRYRLVSNSDAHSPAALAREATLFTGTPDYFAVKDGIGLAGTLEFFPEEGKYHADGHRACGVNWEPAKTRASNGRCPECGRPLTVGVLSRVEDLADRPLGFHKDDHVEHLIQLHEIIGEIHGVGPKSKTVESQLNHLVATLGAELDILRKVPVDEIGKAGGDELREAITRLRRGDVRRVPGYDGEYGVITLFDPGELRNRSSAPQTETLFDFPASPAQPKPKAESAPVKPKAKPVKDKPAPPPLAPPPSPHEPFEPMLAGMEEVGTGLLDRLDAMQRVAASAPGGPLLIVAGPGTGKTRTLTHRIAYLCAELGVFPERCLAITFTRRAAAELKERLEALLGDVAEDITVGTFHSLGLTVLKENAKAAGLGSGWRIADEHEQAQAREQAGDDDAAYRKLLRQQDLVDLDDLIGVPVALLREDPALVEKYRRRWQWIFVDEYQDVDELQYELLRLLSPPDGNLCAIGDPDQAIYSFRGADVRYFLRFNADFVDARLVRLTRNYRSSAPILAAAVQAIAPSTLVSGRRLDPARLDPEASLVGRYAARSVADEADFVVRTIDELVGGLSHRSLDSGRVDSRAATVGNLSFSDIAVLYRTDAQSGPIVDALSRAGVPVQKRSHNRLRDRPGVAEIARELRHAGGTGGPLPARVKAAGQALSQRYAAPTLDGDQLAPEDVRLAAELLLPLANRVDDDLPLFLQQLATGAEVDALDPRAEAVNLLTLHAAKGLEFPVVFLVGCEDGLLPLRWPGSTPSEDEVAEERRLFFVGLTRAQDRLYVSNSAKRFRHGSEREQSPTPFLDVIDSGLFEKLGEAAPARPKDRQLRLL; this is encoded by the coding sequence ATGCGGGGCGTGAAGGTCAGCACGGATACATATGTGGCGGACCTGCACATTCATTCGCGCTTCTCGCGGGCCTGCAGCCGTGATCTGACGCTGCCCAACCTGGCCTGGTGGGCCCGGCGTAAGGGCATCGCCCTGCTGGGCACCGGGGACTTCACTCACCCGGCCTGGTTCGAGCACCTCAAGGAGAGCCTGGAGCCGGCCGAGCCCGGTCTGTTCCGGCTCACCGACGAGAAACCGGTCACCAAGCGCCTTCCGGGTTCGCTGCGCGGCACCACACCGGCCCGGTTCATGTTGAGCGTGGAGATCTCGACGATCTACAAGCGCGACGACAAGACCCGCAAGGTGCATCACCTGCTCTACGCGCCCGATTTCGAGTCGGTCGAGAAGATCAACACTGCGCTGGGCAGGATCGGCAACCTGACCGCGGACGGCCGGCCCATCCTGGGTCTGGACTCGCGCAATCTCCTGGAGATCACCCTGGAGGCGGGCGGCTATCTGATCCCGGCGCACATCTGGACCCCGTGGTTCTCGGCGTTGGGTTCGAAGTCGGGGTTCGACGCGATCGCCGACTGCTATGCCGATCTGGCCGAGCACGTGACCGCGGTGGAGACCGGCCTCTCGTCGGACCCGGAGATGAACTGGCGGGTCTCCAGCCTCGACCGGTACCGCCTGGTCTCCAACTCGGACGCGCATTCGCCGGCCGCCCTGGCCCGTGAGGCCACCCTGTTCACCGGCACACCCGACTACTTCGCGGTGAAAGACGGCATCGGCCTGGCCGGGACGCTGGAGTTCTTCCCGGAGGAGGGCAAGTATCACGCCGACGGCCACCGGGCCTGCGGGGTGAACTGGGAGCCGGCGAAGACCCGTGCGTCGAACGGCCGTTGCCCGGAGTGCGGCCGCCCGCTGACGGTCGGTGTGTTGAGCCGGGTCGAGGATCTGGCCGACCGTCCGCTCGGTTTCCACAAGGACGACCACGTCGAGCACCTGATCCAGCTGCACGAGATCATCGGTGAGATCCACGGCGTCGGCCCTAAGTCGAAGACCGTCGAGTCCCAGCTCAACCATCTGGTCGCGACGCTCGGCGCGGAGCTGGACATTCTCCGCAAGGTGCCGGTCGACGAGATCGGCAAGGCCGGCGGCGACGAGCTGCGTGAGGCGATCACCCGGCTCCGGCGCGGCGACGTGCGGCGGGTGCCCGGTTATGACGGCGAGTACGGCGTGATCACCCTGTTCGACCCGGGTGAACTGCGCAACCGCAGCAGCGCTCCGCAGACGGAGACGCTCTTCGACTTCCCCGCCTCACCCGCGCAGCCGAAGCCGAAAGCCGAGTCGGCGCCGGTGAAACCGAAGGCCAAGCCGGTGAAGGACAAACCGGCCCCGCCGCCGCTGGCTCCGCCGCCGAGTCCGCACGAGCCGTTCGAGCCGATGCTCGCCGGCATGGAGGAGGTCGGCACCGGCTTGCTGGACCGCCTGGACGCGATGCAGCGGGTGGCCGCGTCGGCGCCCGGCGGGCCGCTGCTGATCGTCGCGGGCCCGGGCACCGGCAAGACGCGGACGCTGACGCACCGGATCGCGTACCTCTGCGCCGAACTGGGCGTCTTCCCGGAGCGCTGCCTGGCGATCACGTTCACCCGGCGGGCCGCCGCCGAGCTGAAGGAGCGTCTGGAGGCGCTGCTCGGGGACGTGGCCGAGGACATCACCGTGGGCACGTTCCATTCGCTGGGCCTGACCGTGCTGAAGGAGAACGCGAAGGCGGCCGGGCTCGGTTCGGGCTGGCGGATCGCCGACGAGCACGAACAGGCCCAGGCCCGGGAGCAGGCCGGTGACGACGACGCGGCGTACCGGAAGCTGCTGCGCCAGCAGGATCTGGTCGACCTGGACGATCTGATCGGCGTGCCGGTGGCGCTACTTCGCGAGGATCCGGCGCTGGTCGAGAAGTACCGCAGGCGCTGGCAGTGGATCTTCGTGGATGAGTATCAGGACGTCGACGAGTTGCAGTATGAGCTGTTGCGCCTGCTCAGCCCGCCGGACGGCAACCTGTGCGCGATCGGCGACCCGGATCAGGCGATCTACTCGTTCCGTGGTGCCGACGTGCGGTACTTCCTCCGTTTCAACGCCGACTTCGTGGACGCCCGCCTGGTCCGGCTGACCCGTAACTACCGGTCGTCGGCACCGATCCTGGCCGCCGCGGTGCAGGCCATCGCGCCGTCGACACTGGTCAGCGGCCGCCGGCTGGATCCGGCCCGGCTCGATCCGGAGGCATCGCTGGTCGGGCGCTATGCGGCCCGCAGTGTCGCCGACGAGGCTGACTTCGTAGTTCGGACGATCGACGAGTTGGTCGGTGGGCTGTCGCACCGTTCGCTCGACTCGGGCCGGGTCGATTCCCGGGCCGCCACCGTCGGCAACCTGTCGTTCTCGGACATCGCGGTGCTCTACCGTACCGACGCCCAGTCCGGGCCGATCGTGGACGCGCTGTCCCGTGCCGGTGTCCCGGTGCAGAAGCGCTCACACAACCGGCTGCGGGACCGTCCGGGTGTCGCGGAGATCGCCCGAGAGCTGCGGCATGCCGGTGGTACGGGTGGGCCGCTGCCGGCCCGGGTGAAGGCGGCCGGTCAGGCGCTGTCCCAGCGGTACGCGGCGCCGACCCTGGACGGTGATCAGCTCGCCCCCGAGGACGTCCGGCTCGCCGCCGAACTGCTGCTGCCGCTGGCCAACCGGGTCGACGACGACCTTCCGCTCTTCCTTCAGCAACTGGCGACCGGCGCCGAGGTGGACGCTCTGGATCCACGGGCCGAGGCGGTCAACCTGCTGACCCTGCACGCCGCGAAGGGCCTGGAGTTCCCGGTGGTGTTCCTGGTCGGCTGTGAGGACGGACTGCTGCCGCTGCGCTGGCCCGGCTCGACGCCGTCAGAGGATGAGGTCGCCGAGGAGAGGCGGCTGTTCTTCGTCGGCCTGACCCGCGCCCAGGACCGGCTCTACGTCAGCAACTCGGCGAAGCGGTTCCGGCACGGCAGCGAGCGGGAGCAGTCTCCGACCCCGTTCCTCGATGTGATCGATTCCGGACTTTTCGAGAAGCTGGGCGAGGCCGCCCCGGCCCGCCCGAAGGATCGACAGCTGAGGCTGCTGTGA
- a CDS encoding metallophosphoesterase → MWKRLVRDPLRPGWGRRAGTIVAVALGVLTPLTFIGVRAGYFKWLSWPGYLWIAVMFYLLVTLLVLEVPRLVLMRLWAGSGRTAKKAGTATSGAPAPIRVPDRETAAEPRPTALTGGGAPQPAVGAGDPQPTVGAGGPVGTATAEQATTAETPDGDEPGAVRKQDSGGADAPEPDAEEKRGIERRLLLARGTAIFAGLTAAGITGYGVKTATSAPQIDRFQMPMAKLPRAMDGTRVAVVSDIHIGPLTGVNHAQRIVQVINSVNADLVCVVGDLVDGSVAELGRFAAPLAGIESRHGAFFVTGNHEYYSGAEEWVEEVARLGIKPLRNERVAIDGLDLAGVNDLSGADQGDAPDFARALGDRDTARPVVLMAHQPVAAVDAAPYGVDLQVSGHTHGGQMAPFNLLVKLQQPVVSGFGEVDGVPVYVTNGAGFWGPPVRVGAPPQVTVIELRVA, encoded by the coding sequence CTGTGGAAACGGCTGGTTCGTGACCCGCTGCGTCCGGGTTGGGGGCGCCGGGCCGGGACGATCGTGGCGGTGGCGCTCGGTGTGCTCACTCCGCTGACGTTCATCGGGGTCCGGGCCGGTTACTTCAAGTGGCTTTCGTGGCCCGGCTATCTGTGGATCGCCGTGATGTTCTACCTGCTCGTGACACTGCTGGTGCTGGAGGTTCCGCGACTGGTGCTGATGCGCCTGTGGGCGGGCTCCGGGCGTACCGCGAAGAAGGCAGGAACCGCGACCAGCGGCGCACCCGCACCGATCCGCGTCCCCGATCGGGAGACCGCGGCCGAGCCGCGGCCGACGGCCCTGACGGGCGGAGGCGCGCCACAACCGGCGGTCGGCGCAGGCGACCCGCAACCAACGGTCGGCGCAGGTGGGCCGGTCGGAACCGCGACGGCGGAGCAGGCGACGACCGCCGAGACGCCGGACGGCGACGAACCTGGAGCTGTGCGGAAGCAGGACTCGGGCGGTGCTGACGCGCCGGAACCGGACGCCGAGGAGAAACGGGGAATCGAGCGGCGGCTGCTGCTGGCCCGAGGCACGGCGATCTTCGCGGGACTGACCGCGGCCGGCATCACCGGCTATGGCGTGAAGACCGCGACCAGCGCCCCGCAGATCGACCGTTTCCAGATGCCGATGGCCAAGCTCCCGAGGGCGATGGACGGCACCCGGGTGGCGGTGGTCTCGGACATTCACATCGGGCCGCTGACCGGGGTGAACCACGCGCAGCGCATCGTTCAGGTGATCAATTCGGTGAACGCGGACCTGGTGTGCGTCGTCGGCGACCTGGTCGACGGCAGTGTGGCCGAATTGGGCCGGTTCGCCGCGCCGCTGGCCGGGATCGAGTCCCGGCACGGGGCGTTCTTCGTGACCGGTAACCACGAGTATTACTCCGGCGCCGAGGAATGGGTCGAAGAGGTGGCCCGGTTGGGGATCAAGCCGCTGCGCAACGAGCGGGTGGCGATCGACGGGCTGGACCTGGCCGGCGTCAACGACCTGAGTGGCGCGGACCAGGGCGACGCCCCGGATTTCGCCCGCGCGCTGGGCGATCGGGACACCGCCCGGCCGGTGGTGCTGATGGCCCACCAGCCGGTGGCCGCCGTGGACGCCGCTCCCTACGGGGTGGATCTCCAAGTCTCCGGTCACACACACGGCGGCCAGATGGCTCCGTTCAACCTGCTCGTGAAACTTCAGCAGCCGGTAGTCTCCGGCTTCGGGGAGGTGGACGGCGTGCCGGTCTACGTGACCAACGGTGCGGGTTTCTGGGGCCCACCGGTGCGTGTGGGCGCACCCCCGCAGGTCACGGTCATCGAATTGCGTGTGGCATAA
- a CDS encoding VOC family protein has translation MERFLTRREASEAVADQGWRFVLGTLRTSVPVSSLAEAAAAGTRAVEACGADADEHLRLDLRPNRVSLTLRPRAFGGVTARDTELAGRITEALHNLGLTTTPGDIHPGTSRTEGSTRLANRSALSTSVATGSEGSTRLANRSVPSTSVATSPVPSIPVAARSVQEWEIAIDALDIVSVRPFWKAVLGYTDETGKHGPEDRLVDPWRQGPAVWFQRMTEPRPQRNRIHFDISVPHDEAPGRIAAALAAGGHLVSEEWAPSFWVLADREGNEVCVTTWQGRDP, from the coding sequence ATGGAACGTTTTCTGACCCGACGCGAAGCCTCCGAAGCAGTCGCCGACCAGGGCTGGCGTTTCGTATTGGGCACCTTGCGCACCTCCGTGCCGGTCTCTTCCCTCGCCGAGGCCGCCGCGGCCGGCACCCGCGCGGTCGAGGCCTGTGGGGCCGACGCCGACGAACACCTGCGTCTGGACCTCCGTCCGAACCGGGTGAGCCTCACTCTGCGACCGCGGGCCTTCGGCGGCGTGACCGCCCGCGACACCGAACTGGCCGGCCGGATCACTGAAGCCCTCCACAACCTCGGCCTGACAACCACCCCTGGAGACATACACCCGGGCACCTCCCGCACGGAGGGCTCGACCCGGTTGGCGAACAGGTCGGCGCTCTCGACGTCGGTGGCGACAGGTTCGGAGGGTTCGACCCGGTTGGCGAACAGGTCGGTGCCCTCGACGTCGGTGGCGACAAGTCCGGTGCCCTCGATCCCGGTGGCGGCCAGGTCGGTGCAGGAGTGGGAGATCGCCATCGACGCGTTGGACATCGTTTCGGTGCGCCCGTTCTGGAAGGCGGTGCTCGGATACACCGACGAGACCGGCAAGCACGGCCCCGAAGACCGTCTCGTCGACCCCTGGCGCCAGGGCCCGGCGGTCTGGTTTCAGCGGATGACCGAGCCGCGCCCGCAGCGCAACCGCATCCATTTCGACATCAGCGTCCCGCACGACGAGGCACCGGGTCGCATCGCCGCCGCACTCGCCGCAGGTGGTCATCTGGTCTCCGAGGAGTGGGCGCCGTCCTTCTGGGTCCTCGCCGACCGGGAGGGCAACGAAGTCTGCGTGACCACCTGGCAGGGCCGTGACCCCTGA
- a CDS encoding DUF6939 family protein, producing MPIHVASRRRKPESVRAAFPGATIVDVTSRGPEPWVRLSPFYPHGGIPVPLSPGNVGASVEGIWQALKVFEHSDVDPTKLSVTSMTGLKRTVRRFGPVRGHRAGLDGETLLDYSTARRQIYLPAYRWVLEHRLSDLVDRLGALAGGGLVLLDYTTNGDPADTSSPLSHAALLAHHLTGRWPTETPP from the coding sequence ATGCCAATTCACGTCGCGAGTCGCCGGCGTAAACCCGAGTCGGTGCGGGCGGCGTTTCCGGGCGCCACCATCGTCGACGTGACCTCACGTGGGCCCGAGCCATGGGTGCGACTGAGCCCGTTCTATCCGCACGGTGGGATTCCGGTTCCGCTCAGTCCCGGCAACGTCGGCGCCTCGGTGGAGGGCATCTGGCAGGCACTCAAGGTCTTCGAGCACTCCGACGTCGACCCGACCAAACTGTCGGTGACGTCGATGACCGGGCTGAAGCGGACGGTCCGCCGGTTCGGTCCGGTCCGCGGGCACCGGGCCGGGCTCGACGGCGAGACCCTGCTGGATTATTCGACGGCCCGTCGGCAGATCTACCTGCCGGCCTATCGCTGGGTGCTTGAGCATCGGCTCTCCGACCTGGTCGATCGGCTGGGAGCACTGGCCGGTGGCGGGCTGGTCCTTCTCGACTACACCACCAACGGCGACCCGGCGGACACCTCGAGCCCGCTCTCCCACGCCGCGCTCCTCGCCCACCACCTCACCGGCCGTTGGCCGACCGAGACGCCGCCATGA
- a CDS encoding MoaD/ThiS family protein, whose product MPDPCPRSEAESVLTVRYFAGARAAAGGTSSESVEAATIEELTQLLADRHGERLALVMKAASFLVDGLACHDRTAALPAGTTVDVLPPFAGG is encoded by the coding sequence CTGCCAGACCCATGTCCGCGATCGGAGGCTGAGTCCGTGCTCACGGTCCGCTACTTCGCCGGGGCTCGTGCCGCTGCCGGCGGCACGTCCAGCGAGTCGGTCGAGGCCGCCACCATCGAGGAGCTGACCCAACTGCTGGCCGACCGCCATGGTGAGCGGCTGGCCCTGGTGATGAAGGCGGCCAGCTTCCTCGTCGACGGACTCGCCTGCCACGACCGCACAGCCGCGCTCCCGGCGGGGACGACTGTCGACGTCCTGCCCCCGTTCGCCGGCGGCTGA
- the moaA gene encoding GTP 3',8-cyclase MoaA translates to MAARVTVLADRFGRIATDLRVSLTDRCNLRCTYCMPAEGLAWMPQPQQLTDDEVKRLVRIAVEQLGVTEVRFTGGEPLIRRGLVSIVEDAARLDPRPKLSVTTNGIGLDRIAGPLRDAGLHRVNVSLDTLDPVRFHTLTLRDRHSDVLAGLRAAAAAGLTPVKINTVLMRGVNDDEAPALLQFALDHGYQLRFIEQMPLDAQHQWDRREMVTAEEILAALEPFDLQPDDVSRGTAPAETWLVPGHVDAAGEPARVGVIASVTRPFCGDCDRTRLTADGQVRNCLFATEESDLRKLLRGGASDSEIADAWRAAMWGKRAGHGIDDPTFLQPARPMSAIGG, encoded by the coding sequence GTGGCGGCGCGTGTGACCGTGCTCGCCGACCGGTTCGGTCGCATCGCCACCGATCTCCGTGTCTCACTCACGGATCGATGCAATCTGCGCTGTACGTACTGCATGCCCGCCGAGGGCCTGGCGTGGATGCCGCAGCCGCAGCAACTCACCGACGACGAGGTGAAACGACTCGTCCGCATCGCGGTCGAGCAACTGGGGGTCACCGAGGTCCGGTTCACCGGTGGTGAGCCGCTGATCCGGCGCGGGCTGGTGAGCATCGTCGAGGACGCGGCACGGCTCGACCCACGGCCCAAGCTGTCGGTCACCACGAACGGGATCGGGTTGGACCGGATCGCCGGTCCGCTGCGTGACGCCGGGCTACACCGGGTGAATGTCTCACTCGACACACTCGATCCGGTCCGATTCCACACGCTCACCCTGCGCGATCGGCACTCCGACGTGCTGGCCGGGCTACGTGCCGCGGCCGCCGCCGGTCTCACGCCCGTGAAAATCAATACGGTGCTGATGCGCGGGGTCAACGACGACGAGGCACCTGCCCTGCTGCAGTTTGCTCTCGACCACGGTTATCAGCTCCGGTTCATCGAGCAGATGCCACTGGACGCTCAGCACCAGTGGGACCGGCGGGAGATGGTCACGGCCGAGGAGATCCTGGCCGCGCTGGAGCCGTTCGATCTACAGCCAGACGATGTTTCACGTGGAACGGCGCCGGCCGAGACCTGGTTGGTGCCGGGCCATGTCGACGCGGCCGGCGAGCCGGCCCGGGTGGGTGTCATCGCCAGTGTGACCCGGCCGTTCTGTGGCGACTGTGACCGCACCCGACTCACCGCGGACGGTCAGGTTCGTAACTGTCTCTTCGCCACCGAGGAGAGTGACCTGCGCAAACTGCTTCGCGGCGGGGCCTCCGACTCGGAGATAGCCGACGCCTGGCGGGCCGCCATGTGGGGCAAACGGGCCGGGCACGGCATCGACGACCCGACGTTTCTGCAGCCTGCCAGACCCATGTCCGCGATCGGAGGCTGA
- a CDS encoding fructosamine kinase family protein, producing the protein MDMAYLRTHPQHLPTFLTHQRIRETPVHSGVCSASRLTLDDGASIFAKTWPSGPAPDGMFAAEAAGLAWLRAAGTVPVPEVLVALPEILAMEWVEPGESTLEAAERFGRDLARLHRSGADFFGAELPGYIGPLPLDNTRGESWASWFAERRLDPYLKISFDRGALDASDLASVEKIIKTLHRYGGSEPPARIHGDLWPGNLLWAADGRAWLVDPAAHGGHRETDLATLAMFGGAPHLDRILAAYQEESPLADGWQDRVPLHQLHLWLVHTAAFGSAYRSGVRDAADALSTGRYA; encoded by the coding sequence GTGGACATGGCGTACCTGCGCACGCACCCCCAGCATCTCCCGACATTTCTGACACATCAACGCATTCGTGAGACACCAGTGCACTCGGGCGTCTGCTCGGCGAGCCGGCTGACTCTCGACGACGGCGCGTCGATCTTCGCGAAGACGTGGCCGTCCGGACCCGCCCCGGACGGCATGTTCGCGGCTGAGGCGGCCGGTCTCGCATGGCTGCGCGCGGCCGGGACGGTGCCGGTTCCGGAGGTGCTGGTCGCGCTGCCCGAGATCCTCGCGATGGAATGGGTTGAACCCGGCGAATCCACCCTCGAGGCTGCTGAACGATTCGGTCGCGACCTGGCCCGGCTGCATCGGTCCGGTGCCGATTTCTTCGGGGCTGAGCTGCCCGGATACATCGGGCCGCTGCCGCTGGACAACACCCGCGGCGAATCCTGGGCGTCCTGGTTCGCGGAGCGGCGGCTCGACCCGTACCTCAAGATCTCTTTTGATCGCGGAGCGCTCGACGCGTCCGACCTCGCCTCGGTCGAGAAGATCATCAAAACCCTGCATCGGTACGGCGGAAGCGAACCGCCCGCACGAATCCACGGCGACCTGTGGCCGGGAAATCTGCTGTGGGCGGCCGACGGCCGGGCCTGGCTCGTCGACCCGGCAGCGCACGGCGGCCACCGCGAAACCGACCTGGCGACACTCGCGATGTTCGGCGGTGCTCCCCACCTGGACCGCATCCTCGCCGCATACCAGGAGGAATCACCGTTGGCCGACGGCTGGCAGGATCGTGTCCCGCTGCACCAACTGCATTTGTGGCTGGTGCACACCGCCGCTTTCGGCAGCGCATATCGGTCCGGGGTACGCGACGCGGCCGACGCGTTGTCCACAGGACGATATGCCTAG